The nucleotide sequence CTATCCAGATTTACGCCACTATATTGTTTTGCATATCCGTTTGTTGGTAAGGTATGATTAGTTCCTGAAGCATAATCTCCGGCACTTTCAGGAGTATAATTTCCAATAAAAACAGATCCTGCATTTAAGATTCCATCTATATAAAAATTGTTATTTCCTGTTGAAATTATAAAATGTTCAGGACCATATTCATTTATTAATTCGAGTGCAATTTCATCATTTTCAACCTGAATTAATTTTGAATTTTCTATCGCCTTTGCTGCAATAGCTTTTCTTGGTAATTTTTCAAGTTGAATTTCCACTTCATTTTCTACTTCATCTAAAAGTGCTTTTGAAGTTGAAACCAAAATTACCTGACTATCGGTGCCATGTTCAGCCTGACTTAACAGATCTGAAGCCACATAAGCTGGATTTGCCGAATCGTCTGCGACAACTAACAATTCTGATGGACCTGCCGGCATATCGATCGAAACATTATGCCGAGTTGCTAACTGCTTAGCAACGGTTACAAACTGATTTCCGGGACCAAATATTTTATATACTTTAGGAATCGTTTCTGTTCCAAAAGTTAAGGCTGCTATCGCTTGGATTCCGCCAATCTTATTGATTTTTGTTACTCCGCATAAATTAGCAGTGTATAAAATCGCGGGATGTACTTTTCCTTCTTTATTAGGAGGCGTACAGAGCACAATTTCTTTACACCCTGCAATTGCTGCCGGTACCGCCAACATCAATATTGTTGAAAATAATGGCGCACTTCCACCGGGAATATATAATCCGACTTTTTGAATCGGTCTTTTTTCCTGCCAGCATTTCACACCACTTGTAGTTTCAACCTCAATCTTTTCGGTTTTTTGAGCGGTATGAAATTTTTCAATATTTTTTTTCGCCAATAGAATAGCCGACTTCAATTCTTCTGAAATCTCAGATTCAGCAGTTGCAATTTCTTCTGAAGTTGCTAAGGTGTTTTCCAGTTTAATACCATCAAACATATCTGTGTATTTAGCCACCGCTGCATCTCCTTTGGCTTTTACTTCAGCAAATATTTGATTTACCGTATCTTCAATATCATCTACCGTTTTGGTTGGTCGCTTTAAAACCACTTCCCATTCCGATTTTGAAGGTTTATATATTTTGTTCATTTTTTTTCAGTTTACAGTTAACTGTTTACGGTTTACGATTTTTAACTTTTAGCTTTAAATTCATGATATTATTACTTGCGTAGTGAAACGAAGTCGAGAAATCTAATCATAAATAATTCTTTGTTTCAAATTTAAAATCTACTATTATGTTTCAATATCTGACTCTTTCTTTTTTCCATTGCCGAAAAAAGAAACAAAAAAGTCTAGGCTTACGAAACTTGATCTAAATTCTTCATTCCGAAGCTAAATTTTAGGAACTCGCTACGCTCAAACAGCCTAAAATTTCAACGCTTACTTCACTTCGAATTTAACGATCAACTTTCGATAGGCCAGTTTTCAAATTTCAAATAACAATTATCAACTATTAATGTTCAGTTTTTAATTCAATATTTAGCATGCAAAGTAAATCCTGATTCTTATTTCTCTAGTCTATATTCTAAGCTCTAAAAGCGAAGCGATCTAACATCTAAATTTACAACACCATTTTCTCAATCGGCACCACAAGTAATCCTTCGGCACCTAATTGCTTTAACTCGTCGATTACTTCCCAAAAACGTTCTTCGTTTATTACGGTGTGAATTGAACTCCATCCTTTTTCAGCTAAAGGTAAAACCGTTGGAGAGCGCATTCCTGGTAATAAATTGATGATCTCATCTAACTTATCATTCGGCGCATTTAGCAATATATATTTTGAAGTTCGTGCATTTAAAACCGACTTCAATCGAAACTGTAATTTATCTAATATTGCCTGGCGAGCCTCAGAAATGTTTGGAGAAATGGCTAATATCGCTTCACTTTTCAACATTACTTCAGCTTCTTTCAAATTGTTT is from Zunongwangia endophytica and encodes:
- the hisD gene encoding histidinol dehydrogenase: MNKIYKPSKSEWEVVLKRPTKTVDDIEDTVNQIFAEVKAKGDAAVAKYTDMFDGIKLENTLATSEEIATAESEISEELKSAILLAKKNIEKFHTAQKTEKIEVETTSGVKCWQEKRPIQKVGLYIPGGSAPLFSTILMLAVPAAIAGCKEIVLCTPPNKEGKVHPAILYTANLCGVTKINKIGGIQAIAALTFGTETIPKVYKIFGPGNQFVTVAKQLATRHNVSIDMPAGPSELLVVADDSANPAYVASDLLSQAEHGTDSQVILVSTSKALLDEVENEVEIQLEKLPRKAIAAKAIENSKLIQVENDEIALELINEYGPEHFIISTGNNNFYIDGILNAGSVFIGNYTPESAGDYASGTNHTLPTNGYAKQYSGVNLDSFMKSMTFQQISEEGIKGIGPAIELMAEAEGLQAHKNAVTLRLKDLD